In Brevibacillus brevis NBRC 100599, a single genomic region encodes these proteins:
- a CDS encoding glycine zipper domain-containing protein — protein MTILATNNERNHNDAIGNDEANMTGSGAGEAVGTVGGAAVGAAVGSILGPLGTIAGAVAGGAVGNKMGENVSADANDTFGATNNDANRDRTE, from the coding sequence GTGACAATCTTGGCTACGAACAACGAACGCAATCACAACGATGCTATCGGCAACGACGAAGCGAACATGACAGGCAGTGGAGCCGGTGAAGCTGTAGGAACAGTTGGCGGTGCGGCAGTAGGTGCTGCTGTAGGTTCTATTTTAGGTCCGCTTGGTACCATTGCAGGTGCCGTTGCCGGGGGTGCAGTTGGCAACAAAATGGGGGAAAATGTGTCGGCTGACGCCAATGACACGTTTGGTGCTACGAATAATGATGCCAATAGAGACCGAACAGAATAA
- a CDS encoding GntP family permease, translating into MPLVITLLSIVFLLVLITRFKLNPFIALLLAAGFVGIASGMPLVKVVDSIKDGMGGTLGFIAIVLALGTMLGKMMAESGGAERIARTLINRFGEKNVHWAMMFVAFIVGVPVFFQVGFVLLIPLVFTIARQTGVSLVKIGIPLVAGLSIVHGIVPPHPAAMAAVDLFQADVGKTILLSLIVALPSAIIAGPIYGSWISKRVKASISPELASQLAEPKSERDLPSFGITVFTVLLPVLLMLSATVADVTLPKEHTIRQWADFIGSPITSLLIAVIVSFWTLGFNRGFTKDDILKFTNDCLAPTATILLVIGAGGAFNKVLLNSGVGDYIAELATASAISPIFLGWLIAALIRVATGSATVSMMTAAGIVGPIALQIPGTSPELLVLATGSGSLILSHVNDSGFWLIKEYFNMSVPDTLKTWTVMETILSVVAIILIMGLSYIV; encoded by the coding sequence ATGCCACTCGTCATTACACTGCTGTCCATCGTCTTCCTGCTCGTTCTGATTACCCGCTTCAAACTGAACCCCTTTATCGCACTGTTATTGGCCGCAGGTTTTGTGGGAATCGCATCCGGCATGCCGCTTGTAAAAGTTGTGGACTCCATCAAGGATGGGATGGGTGGCACTCTCGGTTTTATCGCGATCGTGCTAGCCTTGGGAACTATGCTTGGCAAAATGATGGCCGAATCTGGCGGTGCCGAGCGCATTGCCCGTACGCTCATCAACCGCTTCGGTGAGAAAAACGTACACTGGGCCATGATGTTCGTGGCGTTTATCGTAGGGGTTCCGGTATTTTTCCAGGTTGGTTTTGTACTCTTGATTCCGCTCGTGTTTACGATTGCCAGACAAACAGGGGTCTCCCTTGTCAAAATCGGAATTCCGCTCGTAGCCGGCCTTTCCATCGTTCACGGGATTGTGCCGCCTCACCCTGCTGCTATGGCCGCTGTCGATCTGTTCCAAGCAGATGTCGGTAAAACGATTCTGCTCTCCCTCATTGTCGCACTGCCTTCCGCGATCATTGCAGGACCGATCTACGGTAGCTGGATTAGCAAAAGAGTCAAGGCCAGCATCTCTCCAGAGCTCGCTTCCCAGTTGGCAGAGCCAAAATCCGAGCGTGACTTGCCTAGCTTTGGGATCACCGTCTTCACCGTCTTGCTCCCTGTGCTGTTGATGTTGTCTGCAACGGTTGCGGATGTGACTCTGCCAAAAGAACATACGATTCGCCAATGGGCAGATTTTATCGGAAGCCCGATTACGTCTCTGTTGATTGCCGTGATTGTTTCCTTCTGGACACTCGGGTTCAACCGTGGTTTTACCAAAGACGATATTCTCAAATTCACAAATGATTGCTTGGCTCCAACTGCGACAATCTTGCTCGTCATCGGCGCAGGTGGCGCATTTAACAAAGTTCTACTGAACAGCGGTGTGGGTGACTATATTGCCGAGCTTGCTACGGCATCTGCGATCTCCCCTATTTTCCTGGGCTGGCTGATCGCGGCCCTGATCCGTGTGGCAACTGGCTCTGCGACCGTCTCCATGATGACGGCAGCCGGTATCGTAGGTCCTATCGCGCTGCAAATCCCTGGAACAAGCCCGGAGCTTTTGGTACTGGCAACAGGTTCTGGCTCCCTGATCCTGTCTCACGTAAATGATTCCGGCTTCTGGCTGATCAAGGAATACTTCAATATGTCTGTGCCAGATACACTGAAAACGTGGACAGTTATGGAGACCATTCTTTCTGTTGTGGCAATTATTTTGATCATGGGACTGTCCTATATCGTGTAA